The genomic window gATTAAAATATTGTAGTAgatattaattatgtttttctAAAGTGGGTTAtgcataaatttataataaaatattttttattcatatttgtaATTCTAAGGacaatttgtaaaataaattgtttttagacttttttcttttcccagttttatcaaatattaaattgaaGGTAGGACTTAAATGTCATAAGATACTTTTACAATTCTTAGACcatatttggtaaaacttattacttattacttaattatttaagttgatttgaagttaaattatatttaaattttgatttaacacttattatttaatttttactttaaacattaaagttgtttgttaaaattagtttaaaacttattttaaaccatcatattgacatatttatccttataatatataattaggtaaaaaaaaaaaagtcgaaTAATAGTGAAAATTGTGGAGTAGCAAAGCAAAAGAGATCGTTGAAGTAATTATGATAAATAcagataaaagataaaataaaaatattgacttaaaaaaaagttatttatttttatttgtcacttaaaattatttttactgtAAGTCATATCATTAGGTTATTTTACccaatatacttaatttacttaataatttaaattaaactattaaatcattttaagttattaaattgatttattaaacattCACTTACACTTAAttcgtatatatatatatatatatatatatatatatatatatatatatatatatatatatatatatatatatatatatatatatatatatatatatgggaaaagaaaataacaacaacaacaagcTCTACATGGGATAGtgcaaaaaaatgaagaataaataattcATGGTTGATGGGAAAAGAATATCATattacaacaacaataataattattattattattaataaaataaacaaataaaaccatAGAGACTAGTGACTTTGGTAAACCATACATGAACTTACATGAAAGGAAAACTTGAATGAAGGGCTGGTATTGGCTCTCCTGGAACTCCTTTTTGTGACTCACAATTGGGAGTCCTTTCAGTGTATTTATAAGGGAAAATAAAGTTTGAGCAAGGGATGGGGTGCAGGAGTTGTTGGTCACAGTGAGCATCACCAGCAACAACATGATATATAATTCTTTACTTCATTATAATATAAGCACAACacttttcatttcatttatgcCCAATTTTGCTTTGTGCAGAATCATCTGATCACTGGGGTGTACTCACAAGGCACATTAATAATTGTAAGGAAGAAGCCCAGAGTGTAGGACTTGGTCACAAGTCAAGAAACACATGCTAATTTGGCCTTTGATTTTGTGGAGCAATATTAAGGTTGCAACTTTGACGGGTTTAATTTGAAGTACTCAATTCAAGTCTAATCTAATCTTATTTTTCAAAGATAAGTTGAGTTTAGTGCAGTTAAGGTTAGTCTCAGGTTAATCAAAttgcataattcaaaatccatttataatgtttttttaacaaaatttttatatatttatatgaaaatttaaataataaataagacaaaatttaaagataacaacaaaaataaaaataacttcatattttttttaaatgaaaagacattatataatattaatttgataattttttcttaaaaatctaaaaaatgaatattgtcatagaagatattatacattataaaaattataaaaacattaaattgaatttaaattaggtTCATAAAACAAATTGAATGCGATTTGAAAAAACTTAATCCAAATCCAACCCCAATAATGAAAATGATTATCCAAATTTGTCCAAACGACATGTTGGGTTTAGATTGAGTCGGGCTAACCCGCCCATATTGCACCCCTAAGCACTATCCAATAAATAATGAACTCGTGCATTCACTTGAAGAGTTCTTGATCATCAGTGAAAGAACATTACTGTATTCACTGTCTATGGCTTAAGCTTGTTGCCAACAAGAAAAACACTCATTAATGTTCTTGTTTTTCAGATCCTCCTTTGCTACATTTTAATTACTTTCTAACCATTATTTCTTAACCATCAAAAAACTCACAAGACTAGACAAAGAATTAGCACACAGAGAGATGCAACAGATTCTCCACGGCTAGCTCCTCTTTTTCTCCTTAGACTCAATTCATGTACCATTGACCAACTCAAAGATCAAAGAgcaataataatttgttttgtaatttggtgaatttttttggttgaaaagaaatttatatacattcaaattatttaatatttatatgaaagagttaaaataattataataagtttaaaatagtatataaaaattattttttgattttaaatctatttttatttttaaaattttattttcttatactttTTAACCTAGCATGAATGGAAAATTTTCgacaaagaaatagaaaaatcaacCTCAAAATTTCTCCTCATGATTTGGCTAGAAATCCAAATAATGGTCTTGAAAATTTCGTAAAATTTAGCCAAATACTAGAAAGAAAGCTGGTTGTCCAAAAGTCATCTCTTGCATCCAAATTCAGCTTCTGAATTCAAACCTGCAAATATGACAAATCAATACAACAACATTCACGAAGTACGataattatattcaaattaacaaaatctAAGAACATTTGATATTCAAGCTTCAATAAATCTCATAGTTTAAAATTTCCTAAATGTCAGTGTGCGAGTTCTtttaagagaataaaaaattctttttaatattttgaagcctatttttttaacaaatatgtagtgttttataaatttttaaaaaccatttttaaagattcaaaaaaattactttaaatgaTATTTAGGCCATCATTCAATGGGTAATTGTTCCAAAAATCGCTTTGACCAAAATCACTTCCAAAATGGCTCCATTGTCACCAAATCCTAGTGGCTTGCTTAGATCTTCAGACTAGGATAAGAGCTAGGTAAAATATTATGTGGAGCGAATTGTAAAGAGTGTCAATTAAGTTATGACTTGAATGGGAAGATGCCAGCAGCCCAACTGGAAAAAGCCTCTAGGCCACAGTCATGGAAGTATATGCTTGAATACCTTGGGGCTAACGCTACCTTCATTGACCCGGGCGGCTGTTGACTGCTGATCTCTAGTCTCTACAGATGGTTTAACCTCAATTAGTCCCATACAGGCAGGAAAAGCTTGGTCAGAAATGTTTGAAGATTAATCTGACAATATGTGAGTGGATAATGTTATGATGTTTGGTTGTGGCCTTTCCCTGATTGCTCCTTGAATTATGCCATTGCCGCAGTTTCTACGACTAATCAGCATAATTTTCCTTGTCGTTTCTTTTATAACCGATTCCCCTTTCTCCCTTCTGAATTATATTCACTTTCTTAGCTCTAATGGACATTAGGCGCATTTGGTGTAACCGGAGAAGTTTATTTCTTATAGTTTCTCGGGTCAAGGGCCCAACTTAAGTCTTCTATTGCATAGAAAAATGACTTTCTCACATTCGTTATTATCAaaaattgtaaagaaaattaaatataattaagattaattagaaacttatcaaagagttaaaatatatgaaataggtctaaaataacatataaaaataatttattaactttttttcaCGAGGTTGGTTTGATATCATCGGATGAACGTGAGTAGATTTTATTAGCAATACTAGTACATAGTAATCTCACCCTGGAAATCAAATTTAGACTACGTATACCATTGATCCAAAGAACCAATAGCTTGACAGACCTAGTCATGAGGTGAACGGACTGAAGTGATTGCAAAGTAAAGGAGCTGCATGGCCAAGCTTAGTTAGCTAGCCAGACCCCCCAAGAAGAGCCTTGAGCCTCTTcacttcatcatcatcaagaaAGGTGGTCTTCTCTATCAATTCAGAAGGCAAGCTGCTTCTAAACAGCGCATAGCTCAGGATCTGCAGGCCGGGGTTCGAGCTACTGAAGCTAACCCAAATGAGTGCCGGCGTCCGACCAGTGTTCACCTCGAAATGCAGCAAGCCTTGAGGGAAAACCATGATATCTCCCTCTTTGAGTGTCTTCGAGTAGACAGTATTATCTGAAGAGACGAAAGCAGCAATGACAGAGCCCTTGGCCACAAGTAGCGTCTCCGAAGCACCAGGGTGGCTGTGCATTGGAATCGCACCGCCGGGGGCCAGGTCCACCCGAGCCATGGAGAGACCAAGCCCATTTAGGCCTGGGAATTTATCAGCAAATGCTGTGTTTATGGAAGCTTTGATGAAGTTTGAGGTGTTTCCAGCCACACCTAGGCCTGAGTACACGAAGTCATCTACTGTTACTTTTGCAGGCGTCTTGCAGGAGTAGCCTGCAGGACCTTGTGGGGCTTTCAGGTCCGCCACGCAGAAGTCTTGGACTGCTGCATGAGAGGAGGACacaaggaaataaaagaagagaagaacGTGAAGCATTTTCACTGGTGACTTTGGTGTCTAAGGGCTGTGGTGGTCAGGCACATATGTAACAGTGGGGGGAGCTTTGGGTATAAATAGTAGCAGGCTTTGGTGCAATTGAAGTAGTTAGATCCATGCTCATATATACAATGAGCAAATGATAACCATTCGTTTCATGCCATGAAGCATTTTAGTCCTTGGTGAGCCCCATCTTTTGACAAAAGAGCGTGAAATACTTTCCCTATGGAAAACTCTCACTAGGAAGGTGGTGGGACTTTGTGGGCATTTGGGAAGTCAATTTAATGAGGTAATATGatctaataacttaatttaagttgagtgggaatatttgataaaataatttaattttataacttaaaagtaaaaaatatatatatattaattaagtaaaataattaacttaatctgaatcttaaatttcttttacctTATATGCAAGCATATATTGAGTCTTTTTTACATCTATAATCCCTTATTATAATTCATTtcctattataaatattttgtagtCTTTTGTGAGCCCCATTTTTTGACAAAAGAAGACTAAATACTTTTCTTATGGAAAACCTCTAAATGATAGGGAAGTGATGAGACTTTATGGGTATTTAGTACATCAACTTAATTAATGATTTAGCCCAATTTAATAATCTAATTTAAGTTAGTAAATTAATGcagaacttaaaattaaaaataacttcaagtattaaatcaaaataattaattaatttatataatctgaatcttaaatttcttttatcctATTTATCCTAGTGAATGTTTCTTTTACAACCATAACTTTAATCttcaactcattttttatagtaaatattttatatgtttattacACCTTCAatacaaatatttaataaaaaattattatttaagattaatgaaggttaatattaattataattattgagggtaaatattaattaaaattaaatatatcaattaaataatttagataaaatatataaataaactttatcaaataaccttaatatcaaaaataaaagtttcaCAAGCTTAAAGTACATTAGAATAGAATATATACTATACAATGAGCAAATGATAACCATTCCTTCACGCTAGCTTTGAAGCATTTTAGTCCTTGTTGAGCCCCATTTTTCAAGAAAAGAACATGAAATACTTTTCTATGGAAAACTCTCACTGATTGTAACGTTGTGAGACTTTGCGAGTATTTGATAAgccaataaatttaaaaataattttaattaataaatcaaaataattaacttaatatACATTGATAGTCTCTTTTACATCCATGACCCCATGGTACAACTTGttgagtataaaaaaaataaaaataaataaaaaaataaaaacagaaaatcaaGAAAGGGGTGAACTTTTATTTTCCACTGTATTTTGTTGTATCTTCATATATTACGGATAAGAGGTTCGTTAATCGTGTGGAGCAAATTATGCAGAGAGTCGAGCAATGACTTTAGTTGGAAGATACCACCAGCCCATATGGAAAAGCCTCTAGGCCACTGTCATGGAAGTCTATGTCTGGGTACCTTGAGGCCAATGCTATCTCCATCAACCCACTTCTAGAAATGTTTTTGGTCAAGGGTATGTATGTTATGTTAACCAAATCACACGCACGCACgattggaaaataaagaaaaaaataacatttctaACGTGTTTCTGGGATTAATGTGACCCTTATATATGTCTACAAAATGCGCGtcaatactcaaaaattcattaattaaaataaatgagaagaatTATAATGACGAAGctctcaaaaaaataattttcaattatgattGTATTCTTTAAAAACACGAAACTCTAAAacataaaatgatttaatatataataaaggaTAAGCTTGTCATtcatcacataaaaaaataaaaataaaaattctagcGGACATCTTAAGTGAAGTGCAACACAATCCCCACAAGCTTAATGGAGAAATCAACTCCCGACATCTTAAGTGAAgtacaataaaattaattcagaCTTCACAATGTAACACATTAATCttcccaaaaaacaaaaaacaaaacaaaatttgatatacCCCTCGTTGATTTTTGAATTATGGCAATAtataagaaagaagaaaaacaggtAACACTTATGCTCCACATTTGATGTTGCAAAGCAATATACAAACATTATTACAAGGTAATCTCACACTGGAAAACCAAATATAGAACTCCACACATGCCATTGATCCAAAGAATCAATAGCTTGAAAGACTAATTAAAGTGATTACATACTTAATGGAGGGTGACAAGAAATTAGTTCTTGCCAAGCTTAATTACCCAGAACCGCCAAGAAGAGCCTTGAGTCTCTTcacttcatcatcatcaagaaAAGTGGTCTTCTCTATCAATTCAGAAGGCAAGTTGTTGCTAAACAGCGCATTGCTGAGGATTTGGATGCCAGGGTTCGAGCTACCGAAGCTAACCCAAAAATGTGCCTGTGTCCGACCAGTGTTCACCTGGAAATGCAGCAACCCTTGAGGGAAAACCATGATATCTCCCTCCTTGAGTGTCTTCAAGTAGACGGTATTATCTGAAGAAATGAAACCAGCAGTGATAGAGCCCTTGGCTATAAGAATTGTCTCTGAAGCGCCGTGGTGAGTGTGCATTGGAACCACACCGCCAGGGGCTAAGTCTGCTCGTGCCATGGAGAGGCCAAGGCCATTTAGGCCGGGGAATTTATCAACAAATGCTGTGTTGATGGCAGCATTGAAGAGGCTTGAGGTGTTTCCAGGCTGACTTAAGCCTGAATACACGAAATCGTCTGCTGTTACTTCTGCAGGCGTCTTGCAGGAGTAGCCTGCAGGGCCTTGTGGGGCTGTCAAGTCCGCCACACAGAAATCTTGGACTGCTGCATGGGAGGAGGAGACAAGGAGGAAGGAAAACAAGGCAAGAATGTGAAGCATTTTGTCTGGTGATTTTGGTATCTGAAGGATGTGGTACTCAGTACTTGATTCAATTCAATTGCACCAAaccttaattattatttatagtaCGAAGCATTTTAGTCTTGGGGGAGCACCATTTTTGTATCAGTCAAAGAAAGGGGACTACTTATCGTGTGGAAAACCTCTTACTGATCAGAAGTTGGTGGGACTTCAAATTCAAAATGGTCTTCCCTTCTGATTATTTTCATGGATAAAGATGCAAACGAATGCTTAGTCATCGATCTTCATCATTCCaaagaagacattttttttttggagagttGATCAGGTAATTAAGATGACGACCAAGTCATGGCATAGCATTAATGTTGAAGAAGACAAACCATTTGTCCAACTTGTGGGATCACACGAAAGCTAGCATTCTACGTTTATCACAGATTTGTTTGGTCAAGCATGATCTTGCATGAGTGGCCTATAAGGCTTGTGTGGGGGGCTGTCAACTCTATAATGCAGAAGTCCTGGATTGCGGTATGGGAGGATGATAGGATGAAGAAAAGAGGAGACGATGATCGGGTTTTGGGTCAGCAATGGCTTAATTACTTATTAATTACTTATTGCAGAAGTCCTGTCATGCCTAAGGAGAAGAAGGGGTTAACATTTGAGCCACTCAACCTTTCGACTTCACCTTCAAATATTTGGATTTGTTCACTAATTAAACCAAGACATACCGTAGGATCAAGCAAGTATGAACAAGGAATTCACCACCTCACGTAAACTACTGTCTTACCATGTTGAATTCACGCACACTACTACATTCCAATGAGAATATTCCTCATCTTATCTTATCTTCTGTTTAGATAATTTAAATGAtaatagaaatgaaataaaaaataattttgataagaaCGAAATCTCAATCATAAGTGGGATTTGAACTCATCTCTAATAAGAGATATTTTAGTTCTTTCGgtataagaaatatataatattttaaaattactattttatgattattttttttcttaagcaaatattatttttcttaattttattatttaacaaaaaaaaactcttaaataatgttttttaaataaaaataaataattattttaaactgtgtaaaagtattattttcatttattatcaaacaacaaaatataaataaataatcattataACCTCACATTTCTAAATGCAtccaaatacaaaaataaaaattatcaaattcattcctatttaaaaaaaaataggaacgaaaataaaatattcattttcacgTGCCAAACATAATCTTACACTTATCCTCAAAGATTTTATGGTGGTCAAAGATGTCACCCTATGATTTTGAGCTTTAAGTTACTTGTACTCTTACAtgaatataagataattaaGAGATGGAAGTAACAAAGTAAGGAATGGtgtccaaaacaaaaaattagaaaaacgtGTTTGACAatcaagaaattatttttaattttttattcttaaaattagaaaataaaatatttttaaattgttttctaagaactattttaaaaaataattatgaaaacttgtaaaataattaaaaataaaatagtagatataaaatttattttttta from Vitis vinifera cultivar Pinot Noir 40024 chromosome 9, ASM3070453v1 includes these protein-coding regions:
- the LOC100265183 gene encoding auxin-binding protein ABP19a, giving the protein MLHVLLFFYFLVSSSHAAVQDFCVADLKAPQGPAGYSCKTPAKVTVDDFVYSGLGVAGNTSNFIKASINTAFADKFPGLNGLGLSMARVDLAPGGAIPMHSHPGASETLLVAKGSVIAAFVSSDNTVYSKTLKEGDIMVFPQGLLHFEVNTGRTPALIWVSFSSSNPGLQILSYALFRSSLPSELIEKTTFLDDDEVKRLKALLGGSG
- the LOC100259980 gene encoding germin-like protein, translating into MLHILALFSFLLVSSSHAAVQDFCVADLTAPQGPAGYSCKTPAEVTADDFVYSGLSQPGNTSSLFNAAINTAFVDKFPGLNGLGLSMARADLAPGGVVPMHTHHGASETILIAKGSITAGFISSDNTVYLKTLKEGDIMVFPQGLLHFQVNTGRTQAHFWVSFGSSNPGIQILSNALFSNNLPSELIEKTTFLDDDEVKRLKALLGGSG